A region of Fibrobacter succinogenes subsp. succinogenes S85 DNA encodes the following proteins:
- a CDS encoding DMT family transporter — MANIGYSFLMVLAAFLWGSTFVAQIEGNDVGPFAFVCMRNFIATGVLFGLAKVLDKFNKSPRKPKTKEENRALWIAGLFCGLTLFFAMNLQQTGLFLGCSAGKAGFLTACYIIFVPILSTFFGKKISPKIWLCVAITLEGLYLLCIKEDFTIQPSDIILLLCALAFAAHILVVGKYGPYMDNVRLSAIQFLVVATLSIFPMFFVDLKGSFAGFGTVIEVYSHFKPWIPLLYAAILSSGVAFTLQIVAQNKLRPTIASLLMSLESVFSVISGWVMLGERFTLQEAIGCVLMFTAVILAQVKIRRR, encoded by the coding sequence ATGGCAAATATTGGATATAGTTTTTTAATGGTACTGGCGGCATTTCTGTGGGGTTCCACATTTGTCGCCCAAATCGAAGGCAACGACGTCGGTCCGTTCGCTTTCGTGTGCATGCGAAATTTCATCGCCACAGGTGTCCTTTTCGGACTGGCGAAGGTATTGGACAAATTCAACAAAAGCCCTAGAAAGCCGAAAACAAAAGAAGAAAACAGGGCGCTCTGGATAGCAGGCTTATTCTGCGGGCTTACGCTTTTCTTTGCCATGAACTTGCAACAGACGGGGCTTTTTCTCGGATGTTCCGCCGGAAAGGCGGGGTTCCTCACCGCGTGCTACATCATTTTTGTCCCAATTCTAAGCACATTTTTTGGCAAGAAGATTTCCCCTAAGATTTGGCTTTGCGTTGCCATTACGCTTGAAGGGCTTTACTTGCTCTGCATCAAGGAAGATTTTACCATCCAGCCATCTGATATTATCCTATTGCTTTGCGCACTCGCCTTCGCGGCACACATTCTCGTCGTTGGGAAATACGGCCCTTACATGGACAATGTGAGACTTTCGGCAATACAGTTTCTCGTGGTCGCAACACTTTCCATTTTTCCGATGTTTTTCGTGGACTTGAAAGGGAGTTTTGCGGGTTTTGGCACTGTCATTGAGGTCTATTCGCATTTCAAGCCGTGGATTCCGCTTTTGTACGCGGCCATCCTTTCGAGCGGTGTCGCATTCACGTTGCAAATTGTCGCGCAAAATAAATTAAGGCCCACCATAGCATCGCTATTGATGAGCCTTGAATCTGTGTTTTCCGTGATTTCTGGATGGGTGATGCTCGGTGAGCGATTCACCCTTCAAGAAGCAATCGGTTGCGTGCTAATGTTCACCGCCGTCATCCTTGCGCAAGTCAAAATCAGACGCCGATAG
- a CDS encoding glutamine--tRNA ligase/YqeY domain fusion protein: MEIPESSNFIQDIIVNDLQTGKRDHVLTRFPPEPNGYIHIGHAKSICLNFGTAKKFGGFTNLRFDDTNPTKEDVEYVDSIREDVKWLGFEWKEEFFASDYYDQIYAFAEKMIEMGKAYVEDLTRDEMQEYRGNDAGKPSRPSPYRDRSVEENMKLFHEMRDGKYADGEKCLRAKVDLASPNMNMRDPVIYRIKHCTHHRTGDKWCIYPMYDFAHPISDWIEGITHSICTLEFEAHRPLYDWFLIELGLQNRPQQIEFARLNLTYTMMSKRKLLELVQTKAVLGWNDPRMPTVCGFRRRGFTPSSIREFCSRIGVSKADSMVDVNLLYFCIREELNQTANRVMAVIDPVKLVIDNWEAGKVEMIEVENNPNDPNAGTRKVPFSGELYIEADDFMEEPPKKYFRLKPEGEVRLKGAYFVTCKSVEKDDDGKVKVIHCVYDPLSKGGESPDGRKVKGTIHWVSAAHAVDAEVRLIDNLFTLEDPAQVPEGEDWHDYLNPNSMVIKQAKVEPALADAKLEDRFQFMRQGYFCLDSEDSKPGHLVFNRTVGLKDSFNPTK, translated from the coding sequence ATGGAAATCCCCGAATCTTCGAATTTTATTCAGGACATTATAGTTAATGACCTCCAGACCGGCAAGCGCGATCACGTGCTGACGCGTTTCCCGCCCGAACCGAACGGCTATATTCACATTGGCCATGCCAAGTCCATCTGCTTGAACTTCGGCACCGCCAAAAAGTTCGGCGGCTTTACGAACCTCCGCTTCGACGACACGAACCCGACCAAGGAAGATGTGGAATACGTCGATTCCATCCGCGAAGACGTGAAGTGGCTCGGCTTTGAATGGAAAGAAGAATTTTTCGCAAGCGACTACTACGACCAGATTTACGCCTTTGCCGAAAAGATGATTGAAATGGGCAAGGCATACGTCGAAGATTTGACTCGCGACGAAATGCAGGAATATCGCGGCAACGATGCCGGCAAGCCCTCCCGCCCGAGCCCCTATCGCGACCGCAGCGTCGAAGAGAACATGAAGCTCTTCCACGAAATGCGCGACGGCAAGTACGCCGATGGTGAAAAGTGCCTCCGTGCCAAGGTCGACCTCGCAAGCCCGAACATGAACATGCGCGATCCGGTCATCTACCGCATCAAGCATTGCACGCACCATCGCACTGGCGACAAGTGGTGCATCTACCCGATGTACGACTTTGCCCACCCGATTAGCGACTGGATCGAAGGCATCACGCACTCCATCTGCACGCTCGAGTTCGAAGCCCACCGTCCGCTTTATGACTGGTTCCTCATTGAACTTGGTTTGCAGAACCGTCCGCAGCAGATTGAATTTGCCCGCTTGAACCTCACGTACACGATGATGAGTAAGCGCAAACTCCTCGAACTTGTGCAGACAAAGGCTGTGCTTGGCTGGAACGACCCGCGTATGCCGACTGTTTGCGGTTTCCGCCGCCGTGGCTTTACCCCGAGCTCCATTCGCGAGTTCTGCAGCCGCATCGGTGTTTCCAAGGCCGACTCCATGGTCGATGTGAACCTCCTTTACTTCTGCATCCGTGAAGAATTGAACCAGACCGCTAACCGCGTGATGGCCGTGATTGATCCGGTCAAGCTCGTGATTGACAACTGGGAAGCAGGCAAGGTCGAAATGATCGAAGTCGAGAACAACCCGAACGACCCGAACGCTGGTACGCGTAAGGTGCCGTTCAGCGGTGAACTCTACATCGAAGCAGACGACTTCATGGAAGAACCGCCGAAGAAGTACTTCCGCTTGAAGCCGGAAGGCGAAGTCCGTCTCAAGGGTGCTTACTTTGTCACTTGCAAGAGCGTTGAAAAGGATGATGACGGCAAGGTCAAGGTCATTCACTGCGTCTACGACCCGCTTAGCAAGGGTGGCGAATCTCCGGATGGCCGCAAGGTCAAGGGCACGATCCACTGGGTTTCTGCCGCACACGCTGTGGATGCCGAAGTGCGCCTCATTGATAACTTGTTCACGCTCGAAGATCCTGCTCAGGTCCCGGAAGGCGAAGACTGGCACGATTACCTGAACCCGAACTCCATGGTTATTAAGCAGGCCAAGGTGGAACCCGCACTCGCCGACGCGAAGCTCGAAGACCGCTTCCAGTTCATGCGTCAGGGCTACTTCTGCCTTGATAGCGAAGACTCCAAGCCGGGTCACCTCGTGTTCAACAGAACTGTTGGCTTGAAGGATTCTTTCAACCCGACAAAGTAA
- the thiC gene encoding phosphomethylpyrimidine synthase ThiC, translating to MSESNGFFKPFPQSRKIYVPGKIFPDLKVAMREISLDDPKCPVLPVYDTSGAYGDPDKTIDVKKGLERIREPWIRERLEKDGAHKTQMQYAREGVITREMEYVAIRENQKMDEIFGSNGDAITPEFVRKELAEGRAIIPANVNHPECEPMIIGRNFLTKINSNIGNSSVASSIEQEVEKMVWSVRWGADTVMDLSTGKDIHETREWILRNSPVPIGTVPMYQALEKVNGIADDLTWEVFRDTLIEQAEQGVDYFTIHAGLLLKYIPFALERTTGIVSRGGSIIARWCMVHKQENFLYTHFDEICDILAKYDVCVSLGDGLRPGSIADANDMAQFSELDTLGELTEIAWKKGVQVIIEGPGHVPMHKIRENMDRQIEMCHNAPFYTLGPLTTDIAPGYDHITSAIGAAMIGWFGTAMLCYVTPKEHLGLPDKNDVREGVVTYKLAAHAADLAKGHFAAHFRDDALSRARFSFRWNDQFALSLDPERAVEFHDETLPGNNAKSSHFCSMCGPKFCSMRISKDIQEYVKTGKLDPNSDPLK from the coding sequence ATGTCTGAATCCAACGGCTTTTTCAAGCCTTTTCCGCAGTCTCGCAAGATTTATGTCCCCGGCAAGATTTTCCCGGATTTGAAAGTCGCCATGCGCGAAATTTCGCTCGACGACCCGAAATGCCCTGTGCTCCCTGTTTACGATACGAGTGGCGCTTATGGCGACCCCGACAAGACGATTGATGTAAAGAAAGGACTTGAACGCATTCGTGAACCGTGGATCCGCGAACGCTTGGAAAAAGACGGCGCCCACAAGACTCAGATGCAGTACGCCCGCGAAGGCGTGATTACTCGCGAAATGGAATACGTCGCCATCCGCGAAAACCAGAAGATGGACGAAATTTTTGGCAGCAACGGTGATGCCATCACGCCGGAATTCGTGCGCAAGGAACTCGCCGAAGGCCGCGCCATCATCCCTGCCAACGTGAACCACCCGGAATGCGAACCGATGATTATCGGCCGCAACTTCCTCACAAAGATCAATTCCAACATCGGTAACTCTTCTGTCGCATCTTCCATCGAACAGGAAGTTGAAAAGATGGTCTGGTCTGTGCGCTGGGGTGCAGATACAGTGATGGACCTTTCGACCGGCAAGGACATTCACGAAACGCGCGAATGGATTTTGCGCAACAGCCCGGTACCTATAGGAACCGTGCCGATGTACCAGGCACTTGAAAAGGTGAACGGCATTGCCGACGACCTCACGTGGGAAGTGTTCCGCGATACGCTTATTGAACAGGCAGAACAGGGCGTCGACTACTTTACGATCCACGCAGGACTTTTGCTCAAGTACATTCCGTTTGCCTTGGAACGCACGACAGGCATCGTAAGCCGTGGCGGTTCTATCATCGCCCGCTGGTGTATGGTCCACAAGCAAGAGAACTTCCTCTACACGCACTTCGACGAAATCTGCGACATTCTCGCCAAATACGACGTTTGCGTTTCTTTGGGCGATGGGCTGCGTCCGGGTTCCATTGCAGATGCAAACGACATGGCGCAGTTCTCCGAACTCGATACGCTCGGTGAACTCACCGAAATCGCTTGGAAGAAGGGCGTTCAGGTCATCATTGAAGGTCCGGGTCACGTGCCGATGCACAAGATTCGCGAAAACATGGACCGCCAGATTGAAATGTGCCACAACGCACCGTTCTACACGCTTGGCCCTCTCACCACGGATATCGCTCCGGGTTACGACCATATCACGTCCGCTATCGGTGCTGCAATGATTGGCTGGTTCGGAACCGCCATGCTCTGCTACGTGACGCCGAAGGAACACTTGGGCCTCCCGGACAAGAACGACGTGCGTGAAGGCGTGGTGACATACAAGCTCGCCGCCCATGCAGCCGACCTTGCCAAGGGCCACTTCGCAGCGCACTTCCGCGATGACGCGCTTTCGCGCGCCCGTTTCAGCTTCCGCTGGAACGACCAGTTTGCGCTTTCGCTCGACCCGGAACGCGCCGTAGAATTCCACGACGAAACGCTCCCGGGCAACAACGCAAAGTCCTCGCACTTCTGCTCGATGTGCGGTCCGAAGTTCTGCTCAATGCGCATTTCTAAAGACATTCAGGAATACGTAAAGACTGGCAAGCTTGACCCGAACAGCGACCCGCTGAAGTAA
- a CDS encoding Na+/H+ antiporter NhaC family protein yields the protein MEQATNTIMAYGTFWALVPALVAIILALVSKEVYSSLFVGVIVGGLLLCQGTGSGFFDAVFKNGLIAKVADPYNVGILVFLVMLGAMVALMNRAGGSAAFGNWAKAHIKSKVGAQIATICFGILIFIDDYFNCLTVGSVMRPVTDRFKVSHEKLAYLIDSTAAPICIIAPISSWAAAVSGFVEGEDGLTLFIKAIPFNFYALLTILTLFLVVVWNVNIGPMKKHEMHTNAVGGNMEDLNFTSTKGGVLDLVMPIASLIVFCVLGMIYTGGYFASGDAAKGFVDAFASSDASVGLAIGSFGAFVFTVCFYMSRRVLRFSHSMACLPDGFKAMVPAILILTLAWTLKGTTDALGAKEFVAGLVKGGAAGFMNFMPAIIFVIAAFLAFATGTSWGTFGILIPIVVAAFGGVDYSLMVISISACMAGAVCGDHSSPISDTTIMASAGAECNHVNHVNTQIPYVLVVAAISFVTYIVAGFTRSAVLSLLFGLVLTFGTLVLIKKRSKKKGE from the coding sequence ATGGAACAGGCCACAAATACAATAATGGCTTATGGAACTTTCTGGGCTCTCGTGCCTGCTCTTGTCGCAATTATTCTTGCCCTTGTGAGTAAAGAAGTTTATTCATCGCTTTTTGTGGGCGTCATTGTCGGTGGGCTTCTTCTTTGCCAAGGGACTGGCTCGGGATTCTTTGATGCCGTTTTCAAGAATGGCTTGATTGCAAAAGTCGCAGACCCTTATAACGTGGGTATTCTCGTGTTCCTTGTTATGTTGGGTGCAATGGTCGCTCTCATGAATAGGGCGGGGGGCTCTGCCGCTTTTGGCAACTGGGCCAAGGCTCATATCAAGTCAAAAGTCGGTGCGCAGATTGCGACGATCTGCTTTGGCATCTTGATTTTTATTGACGACTATTTCAACTGCCTTACGGTGGGTAGCGTGATGCGTCCGGTAACAGACCGCTTCAAGGTGAGCCATGAAAAACTTGCGTACCTGATTGATTCTACGGCGGCACCGATTTGCATTATCGCCCCTATCAGTTCTTGGGCGGCTGCTGTTTCGGGATTCGTGGAAGGCGAGGATGGCCTCACGCTCTTTATCAAGGCGATTCCGTTTAATTTTTATGCGTTATTGACAATTCTTACGTTGTTCTTGGTTGTCGTTTGGAATGTGAATATCGGTCCGATGAAAAAGCATGAAATGCATACAAATGCTGTTGGTGGAAATATGGAAGACTTGAATTTTACATCGACGAAAGGCGGTGTCCTTGATCTTGTAATGCCAATTGCCTCTTTGATTGTGTTTTGCGTGCTTGGCATGATTTATACGGGCGGTTATTTTGCATCGGGCGATGCGGCGAAAGGCTTTGTCGATGCGTTTGCCTCTAGCGATGCGTCTGTCGGTCTTGCGATTGGCTCGTTTGGCGCTTTTGTCTTTACCGTTTGTTTCTATATGAGCCGCCGTGTGTTGCGTTTCAGTCACAGCATGGCTTGCTTACCGGATGGCTTCAAGGCGATGGTACCTGCAATTTTGATTTTGACTTTGGCATGGACACTCAAGGGTACGACGGATGCGCTTGGCGCAAAGGAATTTGTGGCAGGTCTTGTGAAGGGCGGTGCCGCTGGCTTCATGAACTTCATGCCTGCGATTATCTTTGTGATTGCGGCGTTCCTCGCTTTTGCAACGGGTACTTCCTGGGGTACGTTCGGCATCCTCATCCCGATTGTCGTAGCGGCGTTTGGCGGTGTGGATTACAGCCTCATGGTCATCTCGATTTCTGCTTGCATGGCGGGTGCCGTTTGCGGAGACCACAGCTCTCCGATTTCGGATACGACGATTATGGCAAGTGCCGGTGCAGAATGCAATCACGTGAATCACGTCAATACGCAAATCCCGTACGTGCTTGTCGTAGCCGCAATTTCATTTGTCACCTACATTGTCGCAGGTTTCACCCGTAGCGCAGTGCTTTCGTTGTTGTTCGGCCTTGTGCTTACTTTTGGTACGCTTGTGTTGATTAAAAAGCGTTCCAAGAAAAAAGGCGAATAA